A genomic segment from Microbacterium sp. SORGH_AS_0428 encodes:
- a CDS encoding ATP-binding cassette domain-containing protein: MPDGQILEFSEVTKRFGTIDAVSRLSARIEPGLVTGFLGPNGAGKTTSLRMLLGLVRPTSGTTTIGGSHYSELRDPLRTVGAALEASSFHPGRSGANHLKVYAQAAGLPTGRIDETLALVGLSDAAGRKVGGYSLGMRQRLGLATALLGDPGVLVLDEPSNGLDPEGIKWMRMLLRAFADEGRTVLVSSHLLMEIQQTADRLLILARGRLVFDGGIEDLADPDEYATVVDAPDRAALEAALTAAGHSFEVLRSGLTVRGAEPVEVGALAAASGIALSGLQRRGPELEEIFLALVDGTRVHPPVGVVAAIPAVDEDAPLAPENDPAPETSEITEAPDVEVPLDTPVPEGAVEAAREDAAAAGEDAPADRAADVDVDEPAPASDDEHAAADEAASPSSDEHADAPASEAEPALEAEPAPTEAIQMTEPMDGTEPHPEADDREEGGRA; this comes from the coding sequence ATGCCCGACGGCCAGATCCTGGAGTTCTCCGAGGTCACCAAGAGATTCGGCACGATTGATGCCGTCTCCCGGTTGAGCGCGCGTATCGAGCCCGGCCTCGTGACCGGGTTCCTCGGTCCGAACGGCGCGGGCAAGACCACCTCCCTGCGCATGCTGCTGGGCCTCGTCCGGCCCACCTCGGGCACGACGACGATCGGCGGATCGCACTACAGCGAGCTGCGTGACCCGCTGCGCACCGTCGGCGCCGCACTCGAAGCGTCGAGCTTCCACCCCGGTCGCAGCGGCGCCAACCACCTGAAGGTGTACGCACAGGCGGCGGGACTGCCGACCGGCCGCATCGACGAGACGCTCGCCCTCGTCGGCCTCTCGGACGCCGCAGGGCGCAAGGTGGGCGGCTACTCCCTCGGCATGCGGCAACGGCTGGGCCTGGCGACGGCGCTGCTCGGGGACCCGGGCGTCCTCGTACTCGACGAGCCCTCCAACGGCCTCGACCCCGAGGGCATCAAGTGGATGCGGATGCTGCTGCGCGCCTTCGCCGACGAGGGTCGTACCGTGCTCGTCTCCTCGCACCTTCTCATGGAGATCCAGCAGACCGCGGATCGCCTTCTGATCCTCGCCCGCGGACGCCTCGTGTTCGACGGCGGCATCGAAGACCTCGCCGACCCCGACGAGTACGCGACGGTCGTCGATGCCCCCGATCGCGCCGCCCTCGAGGCCGCGCTCACCGCTGCGGGGCACTCGTTCGAGGTGCTGCGCTCGGGGCTCACGGTGCGCGGAGCGGAGCCCGTCGAGGTGGGCGCACTCGCCGCCGCATCCGGCATCGCCCTGTCTGGCCTGCAACGCCGCGGCCCCGAGCTCGAGGAGATCTTCCTCGCGCTGGTCGACGGCACGAGGGTGCACCCGCCGGTGGGCGTGGTCGCGGCCATCCCCGCGGTCGACGAAGACGCACCGCTCGCGCCCGAGAACGACCCCGCCCCGGAGACGTCGGAGATCACCGAGGCGCCCGACGTGGAGGTGCCGCTGGACACGCCCGTTCCCGAGGGGGCCGTCGAGGCCGCCCGTGAGGATGCTGCGGCTGCCGGCGAGGATGCGCCGGCCGACCGGGCCGCGGACGTGGACGTGGACGAGCCCGCGCCGGCGTCGGACGACGAGCACGCCGCCGCCGACGAGGCCGCATCTCCCTCGAGCGACGAGCATGCCGACGCCCCCGCATCCGAGGCCGAGCCGGCACTCGAGGCAGAGCCGGCACCTACCGAGGCCATCCAGATGACCGAGCCGATGGATGGGACCGAGCCGCATCCCGAAGCCGACGACCGCGAGGAAGGGGGCCGGGCATGA
- a CDS encoding ABC transporter permease, which produces MSLVNVTRSELTKQFTTSIWWILGIVLAGYVGFTAAGLTVVFALAASGALPSSGGGLTATGVPGDVSALIYSLAASVGYVFPLLIGTLLVTGEFRHNTLTPTFLTTPKRGRVLAAKVLAGAVMGLVYAALALIVTVGPAAGILAGFGQHTGLDSSATWAMLGRIVIAFVLWVVVGIGVGLVVRNQVAAVVIVLAFTQFIEPLLRFGGAFVSGLSDAARFLPGAASDTLVGASLFSAGTGGDAGQPLEWWVGGLVLLAYGLLLTVLGHFSSWRRDVG; this is translated from the coding sequence ATGAGCCTCGTGAACGTCACCCGCTCCGAGCTGACCAAGCAGTTCACCACCTCGATCTGGTGGATCCTGGGGATCGTGCTCGCCGGATACGTCGGGTTCACGGCGGCGGGCTTGACCGTCGTTTTCGCGCTGGCCGCGAGCGGCGCCCTCCCGTCGAGCGGCGGCGGCCTCACGGCGACGGGCGTGCCGGGTGATGTCAGCGCTCTGATCTACAGCCTCGCCGCATCCGTCGGCTACGTCTTCCCCCTGCTGATCGGCACGCTGCTCGTCACCGGGGAGTTCCGTCACAACACGCTCACCCCGACCTTCCTCACGACGCCGAAACGCGGACGGGTGCTTGCGGCGAAGGTGCTGGCCGGGGCCGTCATGGGCCTGGTCTACGCCGCTCTGGCACTGATCGTCACCGTGGGTCCCGCCGCCGGCATCCTGGCCGGGTTCGGGCAGCACACGGGCCTCGACTCGTCGGCCACGTGGGCGATGCTGGGCCGCATCGTCATCGCCTTCGTGCTGTGGGTCGTGGTCGGCATCGGCGTGGGCCTCGTGGTGCGCAACCAGGTCGCGGCGGTCGTGATCGTGCTCGCCTTCACGCAGTTCATCGAGCCCCTGTTGCGCTTCGGCGGCGCCTTCGTCTCCGGCCTGAGCGACGCGGCCCGGTTCCTGCCGGGCGCCGCGAGCGACACCCTGGTCGGCGCGAGCCTGTTCTCCGCCGGCACCGGAGGGGATGCGGGTCAGCCGCTCGAGTGGTGGGTCGGCGGCCTCGTGCTGCTCGCCTACGGCCTGCTGCTCACTGTGCTCGGCCACTTCTCGAGCTGGCGCCGCGACGTCGGCTGA
- the cofG gene encoding 7,8-didemethyl-8-hydroxy-5-deazariboflavin synthase CofG, translating into MPTPRTDLRSDVGPETAPVLVAHVIDRARAGERLSTDEVLALVTADGADRDLLLAAASALRDEGLALAGRPGIITYSRKVFVPLTTLCRDRCHYCIFVDTPGQLLKKNKPAYMSPEQVLQVVRQGAALGCKEVLLTLGDRPEERWPEARAWLDEHGYASTLDYVAAIARLVTAETGLLAHLNPGVMHAHELSALRPVAPSMGMMLETTSRALFETPGQPHFGSPDKDPALRLQVIEDAGAARIPFTTGILVGIGETPLDRAESLVALRDAHQRHGHIQEVIVQNFRAKPRTAMQDAPDADLLEYATVVAAARLVMGARMRIQVPPNLSDPAEFALLVAAGIDDWGGVSPLTADHVNPERPWPHVDDLAAATASLGYELHERLTAHPEYLADADTWLDPAMHAPAAALADPATHLARAAVPVQGTRNAAPAGSEPQHASLEHGTAGATSTGGTSMSGVHAGTGTGGTVRKLAERAAADPLVLDDTEWQRLLEAAGSELDDLTRIADDVRRYTVGEAITIAVNRNLTPTGFRAAGAQTPAQFDLADAAAIAADAWDLGATELCIQGLIEPDEAATAYLDIVRAARAAAPAIHLHAYRPQDVHDLAARTGLTLDEALAAMRDAGVDTVPGTGVKVLSERVRGLIAPGDLEIDRWVETITAAHRAGFRSTSVLFYGHVETAAERIAHLGTLRRIQSETRGFTEFVPIPLPGPAGGVGLVTGRSALDEHRAMAAVARLFLSGSIPHLQIPWTRHGLDTSAVLLQAGGDDLGGTLLDGRVRPEAGIEAGNQLPLVNATRLARRLFRPLRQRTTVYGEPSDERKAAAR; encoded by the coding sequence GTGCCCACGCCTCGTACCGACCTCCGGTCAGATGTGGGGCCCGAGACGGCTCCCGTGCTCGTCGCCCACGTGATCGACCGCGCCCGAGCGGGCGAACGACTGAGCACCGACGAGGTGCTCGCTCTGGTCACCGCCGACGGCGCCGACCGCGACCTCCTGTTGGCCGCCGCATCCGCTCTGCGCGACGAGGGGCTCGCGCTCGCGGGACGCCCCGGCATCATCACCTACTCGCGCAAGGTGTTCGTTCCGCTGACGACCCTCTGCCGCGACCGGTGCCACTACTGCATCTTCGTCGACACCCCCGGCCAGCTGCTGAAGAAGAACAAGCCCGCGTACATGTCGCCCGAGCAGGTGCTGCAGGTGGTGCGACAGGGCGCGGCCCTCGGGTGCAAGGAGGTGCTGCTAACCCTCGGCGACCGTCCGGAGGAGCGCTGGCCCGAGGCGCGCGCCTGGCTCGACGAGCACGGATACGCATCGACACTCGACTACGTCGCTGCGATCGCCCGCCTCGTCACGGCCGAGACGGGCCTGCTCGCGCACCTGAACCCCGGCGTCATGCACGCGCACGAGCTGAGTGCCCTCCGCCCCGTCGCACCCTCGATGGGAATGATGCTCGAGACGACCTCGCGCGCCCTCTTCGAGACACCGGGCCAGCCCCACTTCGGTTCCCCCGACAAGGATCCCGCGCTCCGGCTACAGGTGATCGAGGATGCCGGGGCCGCCCGCATCCCGTTCACCACCGGCATCCTCGTCGGCATCGGCGAGACGCCCCTCGACAGGGCCGAATCCCTCGTCGCGCTGCGCGACGCCCATCAGCGGCACGGCCACATCCAGGAAGTCATCGTGCAGAACTTCCGCGCGAAGCCGCGCACCGCGATGCAGGACGCCCCGGATGCGGACCTGCTCGAGTACGCGACGGTCGTCGCGGCCGCGCGGCTCGTGATGGGCGCGCGGATGCGGATCCAGGTACCGCCGAACCTGTCCGACCCGGCCGAGTTCGCCCTGCTCGTCGCAGCCGGGATCGACGACTGGGGCGGAGTGTCGCCGCTGACCGCGGACCACGTGAACCCCGAGCGCCCCTGGCCGCATGTCGACGATCTGGCGGCGGCCACCGCGTCCCTCGGCTACGAGTTGCACGAACGCCTGACCGCCCATCCCGAGTACCTCGCCGACGCGGACACGTGGCTCGATCCCGCGATGCACGCCCCCGCCGCCGCCCTCGCCGACCCCGCGACCCACCTCGCCCGCGCCGCGGTCCCTGTTCAAGGGACCCGAAACGCGGCCCCGGCGGGCTCCGAGCCGCAACACGCGTCCCTCGAGCACGGGACGGCGGGCGCCACGAGCACGGGCGGCACGAGCATGAGCGGGGTGCACGCGGGCACAGGCACGGGCGGCACCGTGCGGAAGCTGGCGGAGCGGGCGGCGGCCGACCCTCTCGTGCTCGACGACACCGAGTGGCAGCGGCTGCTCGAGGCGGCGGGCAGCGAGCTCGACGACCTCACCCGCATCGCCGACGACGTGCGCCGCTACACGGTCGGCGAGGCGATCACGATCGCGGTCAACCGCAACCTCACCCCCACCGGCTTCCGCGCCGCGGGCGCGCAGACGCCCGCCCAGTTCGACCTCGCGGATGCGGCGGCGATCGCCGCCGACGCGTGGGACCTCGGCGCGACGGAGCTCTGCATCCAGGGCCTCATCGAGCCGGACGAGGCCGCGACCGCGTACCTCGACATCGTCCGCGCCGCGCGCGCCGCCGCTCCTGCCATCCACCTGCACGCGTACCGTCCGCAGGACGTGCACGACCTCGCCGCCCGAACCGGACTCACGCTCGACGAGGCCCTCGCCGCGATGCGGGATGCGGGTGTCGACACCGTGCCGGGCACGGGTGTGAAGGTGCTGTCGGAGCGGGTGCGCGGCCTCATCGCCCCCGGCGACCTCGAGATCGATCGCTGGGTCGAGACCATCACGGCCGCCCACCGCGCCGGATTCCGCTCGACGAGCGTGCTGTTCTACGGACACGTGGAGACCGCGGCCGAGCGCATCGCGCACCTCGGCACCCTCCGCCGCATCCAGTCCGAGACGCGCGGGTTCACGGAGTTCGTGCCGATCCCCCTCCCCGGTCCCGCGGGCGGCGTCGGTCTCGTGACGGGGCGCTCGGCACTCGACGAGCACCGCGCGATGGCGGCGGTCGCACGCCTGTTCCTCTCAGGCAGCATCCCGCACCTCCAGATCCCCTGGACGCGGCACGGGCTCGACACGAGCGCCGTGCTTCTGCAGGCGGGCGGCGACGACCTCGGCGGCACGCTGCTCGACGGCCGTGTGCGCCCCGAGGCCGGCATCGAAGCGGGCAACCAGCTTCCCCTCGTGAATGCGACGAGACTCGCCCGTCGGCTCTTCCGCCCGCTGCGTCAGCGCACCACGGTGTACGGCGAGCCGTCCGACGAGCGCAAGGCGGCAGCACGATGA
- a CDS encoding NAD(P)/FAD-dependent oxidoreductase: MTREVDVAIVGAGFGGLAMASALRRAGRESFAVLDRGSSVGGTWRDNTYPGVACDVPSHLYGLENHPWPDWSGLFARGDEIHRYLQHIAEAEQLGERLLLETPLQSAAWDGERWFVETGRGEDVTARRLVLACGRLTEPSIPEIPGLESFEGPLFHSARWDHTAPLAGRRIAVVGTGASAVQLVPALVAQGAEVVLFQRTPAWIVPRGDVDYTAADRRRFARHPDELTRLRDELYREGEERFASRSGDEDAARGARAVALAHLEAQVADPALRSALTPDYAFGCKRVLLSDEFYPAVASDAVSFEPSALARVDGGELVAASGARYRADMLVLATGFAASEQPYAELVTGEQGTTLAEHWSEGMTSYASTVVAGFPNLFVLNGPNASLGHNSSLLMLEAQAEYVTRCLDRAGDDVLRLRPDAEEAYTARIDAAAASRPWLTGGCDNWYVDARSGRLTLLWPDTVDAFRAMLGSTDGSEFLPAPLHRDASRARGES, from the coding sequence ATGACCCGCGAGGTCGACGTCGCGATCGTCGGCGCGGGCTTCGGCGGCCTTGCGATGGCCTCGGCCCTGCGGCGGGCCGGGCGGGAGTCGTTCGCCGTCCTGGATCGGGGAAGCTCGGTCGGTGGCACCTGGCGCGACAACACGTACCCCGGCGTCGCGTGCGATGTGCCCTCTCACCTGTACGGGCTCGAGAACCACCCCTGGCCGGACTGGTCGGGACTCTTCGCCCGCGGCGATGAGATCCACCGCTACCTGCAGCACATCGCGGAGGCCGAGCAACTCGGCGAGCGCCTGCTGCTGGAGACCCCGCTGCAGTCCGCGGCGTGGGACGGCGAACGCTGGTTCGTCGAGACCGGACGCGGCGAGGATGTCACCGCCCGCCGGCTCGTGCTCGCCTGCGGGCGACTGACGGAGCCGTCCATCCCGGAGATCCCGGGGCTCGAGAGCTTCGAGGGCCCCCTGTTCCATTCCGCTCGCTGGGATCACACCGCGCCCCTCGCCGGGCGGCGCATCGCCGTGGTCGGCACGGGCGCCTCTGCCGTGCAATTGGTGCCCGCGCTGGTCGCGCAGGGCGCCGAGGTCGTGCTGTTCCAGCGCACGCCCGCGTGGATCGTGCCGCGGGGCGACGTGGACTACACGGCCGCCGATCGGCGCCGTTTCGCGCGGCATCCGGATGAGCTGACACGGTTGCGCGACGAGCTGTATCGCGAGGGCGAGGAGCGTTTCGCCTCGCGCTCGGGCGATGAGGACGCGGCGCGCGGCGCGCGCGCGGTCGCCCTCGCCCACCTCGAGGCGCAGGTGGCGGACCCCGCCCTGCGCAGCGCATTGACCCCCGACTACGCGTTCGGCTGCAAGCGCGTGCTGCTGTCGGATGAGTTCTATCCGGCCGTCGCCTCGGATGCGGTCAGCTTCGAGCCGTCGGCGCTGGCGCGCGTGGACGGCGGCGAGCTCGTCGCCGCGTCCGGCGCCCGCTACAGGGCCGACATGCTGGTGCTGGCGACCGGCTTCGCCGCCTCGGAGCAGCCGTACGCCGAGCTCGTGACGGGTGAGCAAGGCACGACGCTGGCCGAGCACTGGAGCGAGGGGATGACCTCGTACGCCTCGACGGTCGTTGCGGGCTTCCCCAACCTGTTCGTGCTCAACGGCCCGAACGCGTCACTCGGACACAACTCCTCCCTGCTGATGCTGGAGGCGCAGGCGGAGTACGTCACGCGCTGCCTCGACCGCGCGGGAGACGACGTCTTGCGGCTGCGCCCGGATGCGGAGGAGGCGTACACGGCGCGCATCGATGCGGCGGCCGCATCCCGCCCCTGGCTCACCGGGGGCTGCGACAACTGGTACGTCGACGCACGGTCGGGCAGGCTCACCCTGCTGTGGCCCGACACCGTCGACGCCTTCCGCGCCATGCTGGGTTCCACCGACGGGTCGGAGTTCCTGCCGGCCCCGCTGCACCGCGACGCGTCGCGGGCGAGAGGAGAGTCATGA
- the fgd gene encoding glucose-6-phosphate dehydrogenase (coenzyme-F420), translated as MTVPLRLGYKASAEQFSPDRLADFAVLAEEVGFDSVFISDHFQPWMHEGGHAPAALPWLGAVGARTSRVLLGTSVLTPTFRYHPAVVAQAFATLGVMFPGRVILGVGTGEALNEVTLGLDWPEPPERFQRLKEAITLIEKLWAGERVTYEGNFWSVSDATVYDRPTTPVPIYIGAAGPAATRLAGRIADGFITTSGKDPKLYTDTLLPALAEGIEKAGRSSDDVDTLIEVKVSYAADRETALEKTRFWAPLALSAEEKMGIHDPIEMQRRAAELPIERAASRFIVSTDPDEHVERIARYVELGFRHLVFHDPGEDQEQFLRAYGEEILPRLRARFA; from the coding sequence ATGACCGTTCCGCTGCGTCTGGGCTACAAGGCTTCGGCCGAGCAGTTCTCCCCCGATCGACTTGCCGACTTCGCCGTGCTGGCGGAGGAGGTCGGGTTCGACTCGGTGTTCATCTCCGACCATTTCCAGCCGTGGATGCACGAGGGCGGCCACGCTCCGGCGGCACTGCCCTGGCTCGGCGCCGTGGGCGCGCGCACCTCACGGGTGCTTCTGGGCACGAGCGTGCTCACGCCCACGTTCCGCTATCACCCGGCCGTCGTCGCGCAGGCGTTCGCGACGCTCGGGGTGATGTTCCCCGGCCGCGTGATTCTGGGCGTCGGCACGGGTGAGGCGCTCAACGAGGTGACCCTCGGCCTCGACTGGCCCGAACCGCCCGAGCGCTTCCAGCGCCTCAAGGAGGCCATCACCCTCATCGAGAAGCTGTGGGCGGGCGAGCGCGTCACCTACGAGGGCAACTTCTGGAGCGTGAGCGACGCGACGGTCTACGACCGCCCGACGACTCCCGTGCCGATCTACATCGGCGCCGCGGGGCCCGCTGCCACGCGTCTGGCCGGGCGCATCGCCGACGGTTTCATCACGACGAGCGGCAAGGACCCGAAGCTCTACACCGACACGCTCCTTCCCGCCCTCGCCGAGGGCATCGAGAAGGCGGGACGCTCCAGCGACGACGTCGACACCCTCATCGAGGTCAAGGTGTCCTACGCCGCCGATCGCGAGACGGCACTCGAGAAGACGCGCTTCTGGGCTCCGCTGGCGCTCAGTGCCGAGGAGAAGATGGGCATCCACGACCCGATCGAGATGCAGCGTCGGGCCGCCGAGCTGCCGATCGAGCGCGCCGCATCCCGGTTCATCGTCTCGACCGATCCCGACGAGCACGTCGAGCGGATCGCCCGCTACGTCGAGCTCGGCTTCCGGCATCTGGTGTTCCACGATCCCGGCGAGGATCAGGAGCAGTTCCTGCGCGCCTACGGCGAGGAGATCCTCCCGCGTCTGCGCGCACGCTTCGCGTGA
- a CDS encoding NTP transferase domain-containing protein translates to MNQDWTVVVPLKAAASGKSRLGASTELVRAVGLDTVAAAAAVARVVVVTADRQTAADAAAIGGVTVVAEEEPRGLNAAIALGMPAADMPRAALLGDLPALRPDDLRGALEAAAGVDRAVVADAEGTGSTLVTAGAGVAWLSAFGTDSLARHLAFGCVRLEVPADSTLRRDVDTAAQLAAASALGLGPRSVRFSTGAPVSQGGSHREA, encoded by the coding sequence GTGAACCAAGACTGGACGGTCGTCGTCCCGCTGAAGGCGGCGGCCTCCGGCAAGTCGCGGCTGGGGGCGAGCACCGAGCTGGTGCGCGCGGTCGGGCTCGACACGGTGGCGGCTGCTGCCGCGGTCGCGCGCGTGGTCGTCGTCACCGCGGATCGGCAGACGGCAGCGGATGCGGCGGCGATCGGTGGGGTGACGGTGGTCGCCGAGGAAGAGCCGCGCGGGCTCAATGCGGCGATCGCACTCGGGATGCCCGCAGCGGATATGCCTCGCGCGGCGCTGCTCGGTGACCTGCCGGCGCTGCGTCCCGACGACCTGCGCGGCGCGCTGGAGGCGGCCGCCGGCGTCGACCGGGCCGTGGTCGCCGACGCCGAGGGCACAGGATCGACCCTCGTCACCGCGGGGGCGGGGGTGGCGTGGCTGAGCGCGTTCGGCACGGACTCCCTGGCCCGTCATCTGGCGTTCGGCTGCGTACGCCTCGAGGTGCCGGCGGACTCGACGTTGCGCCGTGATGTCGATACGGCGGCGCAGCTTGCGGCGGCATCCGCGCTGGGTCTCGGCCCTCGCTCGGTTCGGTTCTCCACAGGTGCCCCGGTTTCGCAGGGAGGCTCTCACCGAGAGGCGTAA
- a CDS encoding YbaB/EbfC family nucleoid-associated protein produces the protein MSDDFMRDADASIARVEQQIAAAQEQARRGQQFQRDVADVRATASSPRRELRVTVDASGRLLDADLSDAAMELSPQALSRLLVDTARTAQRQAGEQAVRIAAELFGEQAGATERLRAEIAEALPSNGGTNVRWA, from the coding sequence GTGAGCGACGATTTCATGCGGGATGCCGACGCGTCCATCGCACGCGTCGAACAGCAGATCGCCGCCGCGCAGGAACAGGCCAGGCGCGGTCAGCAGTTCCAGCGCGACGTCGCCGACGTGCGCGCCACGGCCAGCTCACCCCGACGCGAACTGCGCGTGACGGTCGACGCATCGGGCCGCCTTCTCGATGCGGACCTGTCGGACGCGGCGATGGAGCTCTCGCCGCAGGCTCTGTCCCGTCTGCTCGTCGACACCGCCCGCACCGCCCAGCGCCAGGCCGGCGAGCAGGCGGTGCGCATCGCCGCGGAGCTGTTCGGCGAGCAGGCCGGCGCCACCGAACGCCTGCGCGCCGAGATCGCCGAGGCCCTTCCGTCGAACGGCGGTACGAACGTGCGGTGGGCGTGA
- a CDS encoding SseB family protein, with product MTEPTVVDLAILQAREQRLTMQTVLWTFAASTVYVPSGGDPGEDFRGFQPVYYPGASERVLAVFTDPDLASELDALAPWMVTFTGADLIRRMPSGEGLVVNAGSSVGFELPAAGLSAFRQELDAARALAQS from the coding sequence ATGACTGAACCGACCGTCGTCGACTTGGCGATCCTGCAGGCGCGCGAACAGCGCCTCACGATGCAGACCGTGCTGTGGACGTTCGCCGCATCCACCGTCTACGTGCCCAGCGGTGGCGACCCCGGCGAGGATTTCCGCGGCTTCCAGCCGGTGTACTACCCGGGCGCCTCCGAGCGCGTGCTGGCCGTGTTCACCGACCCCGACCTCGCGAGCGAACTCGACGCCCTCGCACCGTGGATGGTGACGTTCACCGGGGCCGACCTGATCCGTCGCATGCCATCGGGCGAAGGGCTCGTCGTGAACGCGGGCTCGAGCGTCGGCTTCGAGCTGCCCGCGGCCGGTCTCTCGGCCTTCCGGCAGGAGCTGGACGCCGCGCGGGCTCTCGCCCAGTCCTGA
- a CDS encoding WXG100 family type VII secretion target, translating into MGDLSITPAALTASASELRRESQRIEGALRALEQEANRLRGNWDGAARVAYDNAQRAWSMEFEHMKTVLARIAAATESIAEDYVTTDRNSAKLFQR; encoded by the coding sequence ATGGGCGATCTGAGCATCACTCCGGCGGCACTGACCGCATCCGCTAGTGAACTGCGCCGCGAGTCGCAGCGCATCGAGGGTGCGCTGCGTGCGCTCGAGCAGGAGGCGAATCGCCTCCGTGGCAACTGGGACGGCGCGGCCCGCGTGGCCTACGACAACGCGCAGCGCGCGTGGTCGATGGAGTTCGAGCACATGAAGACGGTGCTCGCCCGTATCGCCGCGGCGACCGAGTCGATCGCCGAGGACTACGTCACGACCGACCGCAACTCGGCGAAGCTGTTCCAGCGCTGA
- a CDS encoding WXG100 family type VII secretion target, whose amino-acid sequence MSEKISAEEGALLRGAEAVSATYLDIADSTRRVIAELDQIQSIWQGEASQSYAQMMQTWTAGAQKINQTLVHLEEALRSTERSQNALEEQHQSTIGGLGAMMGGA is encoded by the coding sequence ATGAGCGAGAAGATCTCCGCAGAAGAGGGCGCGCTGCTGCGCGGTGCCGAGGCGGTCTCCGCGACCTACCTCGACATCGCAGACAGCACCCGGCGCGTGATCGCCGAACTCGACCAGATCCAGTCGATCTGGCAGGGGGAGGCTTCGCAGTCCTACGCGCAGATGATGCAGACGTGGACGGCGGGCGCGCAGAAGATCAACCAGACGCTGGTCCACCTGGAAGAGGCGTTGCGTTCCACCGAGCGCTCGCAGAACGCTCTGGAGGAGCAGCACCAGTCCACCATCGGCGGTCTGGGCGCGATGATGGGAGGAGCGTGA
- a CDS encoding WXG100 family type VII secretion target, protein MSVRPEQVIALSQQIRGGANGIKSQLETLESEVGKLRASWNGEAQNAYDDAQRKWNQSLIALNTLLEQIAAKTEEISQGYVSTDRSAAGRFAL, encoded by the coding sequence ATGTCCGTCCGTCCCGAGCAGGTCATCGCGCTCTCGCAGCAGATCCGCGGTGGTGCCAACGGGATCAAGTCTCAGCTCGAGACCCTCGAGTCCGAGGTCGGCAAGCTTCGCGCCTCCTGGAACGGTGAGGCGCAGAACGCCTACGACGACGCCCAGCGCAAGTGGAACCAGTCGCTGATCGCCCTCAACACGCTCCTCGAGCAGATCGCGGCGAAGACCGAAGAGATCTCGCAGGGCTACGTCTCGACCGACCGCTCGGCCGCCGGGCGCTTCGCGCTCTGA
- a CDS encoding WXG100 family type VII secretion target — MADVISAEEGALKRGAQAVNTAKAGVDQQVKKVRSEIEQVSGFWTGAAAGAYTQLMARWNQETTKLNEVLVTLEEALSGTERDQAASEESHQQTISGLNSMMGA; from the coding sequence GTGGCAGATGTGATCTCCGCTGAAGAGGGTGCTCTCAAGCGCGGCGCCCAGGCAGTCAACACGGCCAAGGCCGGTGTCGACCAGCAGGTCAAGAAGGTCCGTTCCGAGATCGAGCAGGTCTCCGGATTCTGGACGGGCGCCGCAGCCGGCGCTTACACGCAGCTCATGGCGCGGTGGAACCAGGAGACCACCAAGCTCAACGAGGTGCTGGTGACGCTCGAGGAGGCCCTGTCGGGCACCGAGCGCGACCAGGCCGCCTCGGAAGAGTCGCACCAGCAGACGATCTCCGGTCTCAACTCGATGATGGGTGCCTGA